The following is a genomic window from Prevotella sp. E13-17.
AAAATCTGCAACTTTTTTATTAAAAAAAGAACGAAAATGTTTGGCGGTTCCGAAAAAAGCCGTACCTTTGCATCCGCTTTCGCCTCACAACGAGGCGCAAAAACAAAAGAGAGTTCTTTGAAAGATTTACATAGACAGAGAAGTAGTACAAGAAGCGAGTACTAATCCTTATGGAGAGGTACTTGGGTAACAGTAAACGAACCGTCAATGCTATATATAAATATAGGTTGATAGACTTGATACTTTTTGGATAGTCATTCTGAAACAGATAACAGATGGGTCTTTTCCAGCTCAGGTTGGTTAGGATTCAGTCTAAAGATACAAACATATACAATGAAGAGTTTGATCCTGGCTCAGGATGAACGCTAGCTACAGGCTTAACACATGCAAGTCGAGGGGCAGCATTTCGAAAGCTTGCTTTTGAAGATGGCGACCGGCGCACGGGTGAGTAACGCGTATCCAACCTTCCCCTTAGTAGGGCATAGCCCGGCGAAAGTCGAATTAATACCCTATGTTCTTTACGGATGGCATCTGAAGTAAAGCAAAGATTTATCGCTAAGGGATGGGGATGCGTCTGATTAGGTTGTTGGCGGGGTAACGGCCCACCAAGCCTACGATCAGTAGGGGTTCTGAGAGGAAGGTCCCCCACATTGGTACTGAGACACGGACCAAACTCCTACGGGAGGCAGCAGTGAGGAATATTGGTCAATGGGCGAGAGCCTGAACCAGCCAAGTAGCGTGCAGGATGACGGCCCTATGGGTTGTAAACTGCTTTTGTCAGGGGATAAAAGAGGGAACGTGTTCCCTATTGCATGTACCTGAAGAATAAGGACCGGCTAATTCCGTGCCAGCAGCCGCGGTAATACGGAAGGTCCGGGCGTTATCCGGATTTATTGGGTTTAAAGGGAGCGCAGGCTGGTGATTAAGCGTGACGTGAAATGCCGCGGCTCAACCGTGGAAGTGCGTCGCGAACTGGTTACCTTGAGTGTATTCGACGTCAGCGGAATTCGTGGTGTAGCGGTGAAATGCTTAGATATCACGAAGAACTCCGATTGCGAAGGCAGCTGGCGAGGCTACAACTGACGCTAAAGCTCGAAGGTGCGGGTATCGAACAGGATTAGATACCCTGGTAGTCCGCACGGTAAACGATGGATGCCCGCTGTTGGCGATATACAGTCAGCGGCCAAGCGAAAGCGTTAAGCATCCCACCTGGGGAGTACGCCGGCAACGGTGAAACTCAAAGGAATTGACGGGGGCCCGCACAAGCGGAGGAACATGTGGTTTAATTCGATGATACGCGAGGAACCTTACCCGGGCTTGAACTGCAGGCGAACGATTCAGAGATGATGAGGCCCTTCGGGGCGCCTGTGGAGGTGCTGCATGGTTGTCGTCAGCTCGTGCCGTGAGGTGTCGGCTTAAGTGCCATAACGAGCGCAACCCCTCTCTTCAGTTGCCATCAGGTTAAGCTGGGCACTCTGGAGACACTGCCACCGTAAGGTGTGAGGAAGGTGGGGATGACGTCAAATCAGCACGGCCCTTACGTCCGGGGCTACACACGTGTTACAATGGGAGGTACAGAGAGATGGTGTCCCGCAAGGTGCATCAAATCCTTAAAGCCTTCCTCAGTTCGGATTGGGGTCTGCAACCCGACCCCATGAAGCTGGATTCGCTAGTAATCGCGCATCAGCCATGGCGCGGTGAATACGTTCCCGGGCCTTGTACACACCGCCCGTCAAGCCATGAAAGCCGGGGGCGCTTGAAGTCCGTGACCGCAAGGATCGGCCTAGAGCGAAACTGGTAATTGGGGCTAAGTCGTAACAAGGTAGCCGTACCGGAAGGTGCGGCTGGAACACCTCCTTTCTGGAGTGTGTCGACGAAGTGCAAACGAAGTCAACACGCTATAAAAAGAGCTGACTATCTTCCCTTTGCCCCCTAAGTTAGGGGGATGGGGGGCTGAACAAAAGAAAGTCTTAGGTTCGTGACGAACCCAAGTGCTTCTTACTACTTACTTTGTTTATATCTAGAGAATAGATGAGCTGAGCGCGGATGTAGCGCCCGCAGCTTGAAGCCAGTCCTATAGCTCAGTTGGTTAGAGCGCCACACTGATAATGTGGAGGTCGGCAGTTCAAGTCTGCCTGGGACTACAAGCTAAATGAAACTCTGAAATTGGGGGATTAGCTCAGTTGGCTAGAGCACCTGCTTTGCAAGCAGGGGGTCAACGGTTCGAATCCGTTATTCTCCACTGTGAAGAATGGAAGAATTAAAGAATGGAAGAATTGAAGTCTTCAGTCTTTCAACTTTTTAGCTCTTCAATTTTCTTCAAGAGATCTTTGACATATTGTGACACAAGACTGTAAGTAAAGACTTTAAGTCAGAACTGAGTAGATTTTTAAATCTCAATACAGCTAAAAGTATGAGCTATAGAGAATTGAAGAGTTTAAGATTTGAAGAATTCAATTTTTCAATCTTTCAATTTTTCAATCTTTATAATAGGCGAAAGTAAGTTAGGGCGTCTGGTGGATGCCTTGGCTCTCGGAGGCGATGAAGGACGTGATAAGCTGCGATAAGCCTCGGGTAGATGCAAATAATCTTTGATCCGAGGATTTCCGAATGGGACAACCCAGCAGGCTGAAGGCCTGTTATCTGTACAATAGTATAGAGGCAAACGCAGGGAACTGAAACATCTTAGTACCTGCAGGAAGAGAAAATAAACAATGATTCCCCTAGTAGTGGCGAGCGAACGGGGAAGAGCCCAAACCGGTTGTGTGGCAACGCATAGCCGGGGTAGTAGGACCACGCTGTGGTACTTGAATGACGAGGAGAAGCATCTGGAAAGTTGCATCATAGAAGGTGACAATCCTGTATCCGAAGTCAGACGAGGCCTAGTGGTATCCTGAGTAACGCGGAGCACGAGGAATTCTGCGCGAATCTGCCGGGACCATCCGGTAAGGCTAAATACTCCCGAGAGACCGATAGCGAACGAGTACCGTGAGGGAAAGGTGAAAAGCACCCCTATGAGGGGAGTGAAATAGTACCTGAAACCAGTCGCCTACAAGCGGTCGGAGCTAGTTTATCTAGTGACGGCGTGCCTTTTGCATAATGAACCTACGAGTTACCATCACCGGCGAGGTTAAGTATCTTAGATACGCATCCGCAGTGAAAGCGAGCCTGAACAGGGCGTTTAGTCGGTGGGGGTAGACGCGAAACCAAGTGATCTACACATGGCCAGGGTGAAGTCCCGGTAACACGGGATGGAGGCCCGCACCAATAAGCGTTGAAAAGCTTCTGGATGAGTTGTGTGTAGGAGTGAAAGGCCAATCAAACTTGGAGATAGCTCGTACTCCCCGAAAGGCATTTAGGTGCCGCGTGCTGTGTTCACCTCATGAGGTAGAGCGACCGATAGGTCAAGAGGGCTTCACCGCCTATCGAGACCTGACGAACTCCGAATGCATGAGGTCTGTAGCAGTGCAGTAAGGGTGCGGGTGCTAAGGTCCGTGCCCGAGAGGAGAAGAATCCAGACCGTCGTCTAAGGTCCCGGAGTGCTGCCTGAGTTAGTCTAACGAAGTCTGGCCTCGATGACAGCTAGGATGTTGGCTTGGAAGCAGCCATTCATTCAAAGAGTGCGTAACAGCTCACTAGTCGAGAGGCCGGGCGTGGATAATAATCGGGTATAAGGCAGCCACCGAAGGCGCGGGATAGCAATAATAAAAGTATCGGTAGGGGAGCATTCCATCGACGCTGAAGGTAACGGATGACCGTTACTGGAGTTTATGGAAAAGCAAATGTAGGTATAAGTAACGATAAGGGGTGTGAGATCCACCCCCGCCGAAAGACTAAGGTTTCCCGGGCGATGTCAATCAGCCCGGGGTGAGTCGGGTCCTAAGTTTAAGCCGAACGGCGAGAGCGATGGCTGATACGGTTAATATTCCGTAACTGCCTTCAGGAGCGACGTGGTGACGGAGCAGTGACACTGCCGCGCGCTGACGGAATAGCGCGTTGAAGAGGGTAGGCAATGAGGAATGCAGGCAAATCCACATTCCGAGCTGAATCTCGATAGTACGGAAGCCTCTTCGGAGGCATCTGATAGTGCAGGTAATCAGACTCCCGAGAAAAACCGCTAAGCTTAATCCTGGAGGTACCCGTACCGCAAACGGACACACGTAGTCATGTAGAATATACTAAGGCGTTGAGAGATTCGTGGCTAAGGAACTAGGCAAACTGACCCTGTAACTTCGGGATAAAGGGTCCTCTCTTCGGAGAGGCGCAGAGAATAGGTCCAGGCAACTGTTTAACAAAAACACAGGGCTGTGCGAACTCGAAAGATGAAGTATACAGCCTGACACCTGCCCGGTGCTGGAAGGTTAAGAGGAGATGTCAGTCGCAAGATGAAGCATTGAATTGAAGCCCCAGTAAACGGCGGCCGTAACTATAACGGTCCTAAGGTAGCGAAATTCCTTGTCGGGTAAGTTCCGACCTGCACGAATGGTGTAATGATCCGGACGCTGTCTCGGCCACGAGCTCAGTGAAATTGTAGTATCGGTGAAGATGCCGATTACCCGCGATGGGACGAAAAGACCCCGTGAACCTTTACTACAGCTTAGCATTGACCTTGGTCATCGGATGTGTAGGATAGGCCGGAGGCTGTGAAGTGGGCGCGCCAGCGTTCGTGGAGCCATCCTTGAAATACGGCCCTTCTGCTGCCTGAGGTCTAACTCGCTAATGCGAGGACACTGTTTGGTGGGTAGTTTGACTGGGGTGGTCGCCTCCAAAAGCGTAACGGAGGCTTCCAAAGGTACCCTCGGGCCGATTGGTAACCGGCCTTATAGAGTGCAAAGGCATAAGGGTGCTTGACTGGGAGGGAGACATCCCGAGCAGGTAGGAAACTAGGGCTTAGTGATCCGGTGCAAGTGTATGGAAACTGCATCGCTCAAAGGATAAAAGGTACTCCGGGGATAACAGGCTGATCCCCCCCAAGAGCTCATATCGACGGGGTGGTTTGGCACCTCGATGTCGGCTCGTCACATCCTGGGGCTGGAGAAGGTCCCAAGGGTTGGGCTGTTCGCCCATTAAAGTGGCACGCGAGCTGGGTTCAGAACGTCGTGAGACAGTTCGGTCTCTATCTATCGTGGGCGCAGGAGTCTTGAGTGGATCGGTCACTAGTACGAGAGGACCGTGATTGACAGACCTCCGGTTTACCGGTTGTACCGCCAGGTGCACCGCCGGGTATCCGCGTCTGGATCGGATAAGCGCTGAAAGCATCTAAGTGCGAAGCCGGCCACAAGATGAGGGCTCCATTGAGGGTCGTTGTAGACTACGACGTTGATAGGCAGCAGGTGTAAAGACGGTGACGTCAAAGCCGAGCTGTACTAATTGCCCGAAAGCTTTCGCTTACTGCGCTTTTACTTTCAACTGTATGGTTTTGTCCTTAGAGTCAGAAAGACTTCAGTTCTTGTGTTAAATGTGTCACCTTATACCTTATATAGACACACTATAGAAGCAATAGAAACTATGGTTGCTATATAAAAGAGAAATATCAGGTGGTTATTGCGGCGGGGTCCCACCTCTTCCCATTCCGAACAGAGAAGTTAAGCCCGCTTGCGCCGATGGTACTGCAATGCAATGCGGGAGAGTAGGAGGCCGCCATCTTTACAGAGAGCCCTGATTCAACACTGAGTCAGGGCTTTTTTTTTATTAAGATTATTTTATTATGGTTTGACCGAAGTGGTTTAATTTGAAGATGAAAAAAGAGCGTATTACTTATTCAAGATACTTGACTCCTTTTATTTTAGTTACGCTATTGTTTTTCCTTTGGGGATTTGCAAGGGCTATTCTTGATGTGTTGAATAAACATTTTCAGGATGAAATGGCTATTTCTATAACGCGTTCCGCATGGATTCAGGTTACTACATATCTAGGTTATTTCCTGATGGCTATACCTGCAGGAATGTTTATTCGTAGATATGGTTATAGAAATGGTGTTGTATTAGGCCTATCGATATTCGGTCTAGGCGCTCTTGCTTTTATACCCATTTCCTCTTTTTACGGATTTCTTATTGCGTTGTTTATTATCGGTTGTGGATTAACCTTTTTGGAAACAGCTGCGAACCCCTATGTAACAGAGCTAGGACCGAAAAGGACATCGGCTAGTAGATTGAATCTGTCTCAGACGTTTAATGGTATGGGATGTTTTATGGCTACGCTTTTGGTTGGACAATTTTTATATCGTGAAAGCGCGAAAGGTGCAGATGTTGCTGTTCCTTATGGTATTCTCGGTACAGTTGTCCTTATTATTGCTGTTTTGTTTTCACGCGTAAGACTTCCCGAGATAAAGCATGATCAACATGATAATCAGGGTTTAACTTCTGTTCTGAATAACAGATGGTTCCTATTTGGATTTCTTGCTTTATTATGTTATGAGATTGCGGAAATATCCATTAATAGCTATTTTATGAATTTTGTAACCGACACAGGTTGGATGTCTAAATTGATGGCTTCACGTTTAGTGTCGTTTGCTTTAATCATCTTTATGTGTGGACGCTTTATTGGTAGTTGGGTTATGAGTGCTGTAAAGGCTGAGAAGATGCTCTTTTTCTGTGCTTTTGGCTCGGTAATATGCATGACATTGACTTTTTTAGATTTGGGAGTTCTTTCTCTTTTTGCTTTAGTGCTAAACTATCTTTTCGAGGCTATCATGTTTCCAACTATTTTTTCGTTAGCTATTAGGGGACTTGGATCTCAAACTAAAAGCGCTTCTTCTTTGTTGATGATGACACCAATAGGTGGCTGTGGTTTCTTGTTGATGGGGTACCTTGCGGATCATACAACCCCCTACATACCATTTATACTCCCTTTAACAGCATTTCTTGTTGTTCTTGTATATGCTGCGTTAATGGTAAGAAAGTCTTCTGTCTGATTCTAGTTTTATCCTATATAAAAAGCATCCTAACTATGTCAAATTTCTTTGGTAGTTAGGATGCTTTCTCGCTTTATAGAATTATTCTAAGACTTGTTCTGCTGATTAGTTTGTTGGTTCGAATAGTTGTAGATGGCTTCTTCTATTTATGGATGTTACTTTGCTACTTTACAACCGTTATGAATATAGATACCACGTGTCGCATACGAGGGTTGTTCCACCTGTATGCCACCAAGGTTATAAATATGCTTCTGCTCGAGCCCTGCCTTATAGCGCAACGGCAGAATATTGGTCCGTTGGGTTAGATAGTCGTCAACGCTTGTTACAAAATTAATATCGTAGATTTCACATGAGCCGTCGGTGTTCGATGACGTAAGTCCGAAGATTGTCTGGCCAATACACACGCTGGGACGAGTTCCGGTGAAGTTGTCATAGAGTCCGCTCTTCGACATGTCCCAGGCAATGAGTTGCTGCTGACTACCGTCAACGATGACTGTTTGCTGGACATTAGGTGTCACCTGGGAACCATGATTTATGCCGTTCAGCCACCAGAGATAAGAAGCTCCAGAGAAGAACTCCAGTCCTTGTCCGCGTACCACCAGAAACTTCTGATTGATGTCAATGTCGTAGTCGCTGCTCTCGTGTTTCAGCATCAGCGCAATGTTGTTGTTGCCAGTGCTCTTCGCTTTGATAATGTTGCTTTCAGCATCGTAAGTGATGCTACTGGCCGGAATACGACGTGTGTCGCCTGTGGTCCAGTCGCTGGCTTGAAAGCGATAGGCCTTAGCTGCGGGATTATAGCCGCACAATAATCTGAGATAGTAGAGTCCGGGATTCAGTGTTCCTGCCGTAGCTGCAAGGCGCACTACGAATTTCGTCTTTACAGAACCTTCCCCATCCTTCAACAAAGATGCAGGAATGGGGAACTCTATATTGTAGAATCCGTTTTCAGCTCCCTTGTAGTTGGCCGGAATGTTGATGTCGGCTATCTTCGTGCCGTCGACCGTGAGTACCGCCTTTCGCCCTTGGTCTGCCGTAGTGAAACGGCACATGACCGAGAGGCTGTCGGCTACTTGAGTCTTGTTGTACAAGGTATATTGCACATATCCCCCCTTCTGAGCATCACGATAGCTCTCGCCATTGTATGAACCTTTGTTGGAGTCCGATGAGTAGTTGTATTCATGGCCAGCTTCGCTCTGCTGCTCGCCTGGAGCCACGAAGTCGAGCGTGCGAGCCAGTAGAGCCTCGTTGGCAGTCTCTGTCTGCGCCATGTCGCTTTGAGCAAAGTTCTCAGCCGTTTGCTGATACCAATAGCACATGTAGCGACCATGATGAATCTGATAGAAAGGCTGCAGCGTGAGCGTATGCCATTTGTAAGTTTCTACACCCTCACGACTGGCGTCGATGTTGAAACGCAGTGAGTTGTCGCTAGTCACTACGCGCTGAATACGGCTCAGCACATTGTCACGCTGGCCTATAAGTAGTGGCGCAGAAAGAAGATTCTTGGAAGTGCCCATCGAGCCGGGTGCATGATCCATGCGACCAGCACCGCCATACTCGTTTTGCAGTTCCTCGTATGCGAGTCCTGTCTGTGCGACCTCTGCCTCGGTAGGAACAGTAGTCTGAGCGCCCAACAAGATGGGCCCAAACTTGAAGGCGATGTAGTCGGTGTAGTTGGGACACACCTCATAGCGCAGTTCCATGGGTAACCACACGGTGATTTTATCGCCTACGCTCCAAGTGCGACTGATTGTTATGTAGCTGGCTTTGCCCTGTTCTACCGCCTGATTGACAGCCTGGCCGTTGACTAGCACTTGATACTCCTTGCCAGCCCATGCCGGATGTCGCACAGCTATGGTATATGTGCCCCCTCGAGTGATGGTGAGTTGTGTAGTTGCTGTGTTGCTAGTAGGCAAAGTCGACGAAGAACTGTCGATATTGGGGAAGATGGTCTCCTGCCGAATGCCGAAGGTAGCATCGCTCAGTTCTGAAGGGGTGAAGAGATTCACATAGAGGGTCTTGTTGTCATCATGTGTATAGATGAAGTGACCATACTTAGAATGGTTCTCCATGCCTGTTCCCACACAGCACCACATGCCCTGGTTCACTTGCGAGTAGATGCGGTAACCTTGTGGACGTAGTGTTGTGAAGTAAACATATCCGCCAGTGGTGGGATCCTGTGTAGAGAGAATATGGTTCCACATGGCTTGCTCATAGAAGTCAGCATACTTGGCATCGCCAGTGTGGTCGCTCATCATCTCAGATAGTTTCAACATGTTGTTCGTGTTGCATGACTCAGGTCCATCCAGTTGGTCGATATACCTGTTACTGTTCTTTTCCGAAAGAAAATGCTCGTTCACTGAGTTACCCCCGATGCAAACTGTTCTGTTTGTTGCTACATCCTTCCAGAAGTTCTCTGCTGCTATTGAGTATGATTGATTGTCAGCCTCGCCAATTCGCTCCATGCCAATATATTTTGGTACCTGTGTGTTGGCATGCAGCCCGTCCAGAAAAGTCGTGTTGAGAGTCTGCATGCCGTTCAACATCTTCTTGTGCGTATATTTCTTGGCTGCATTCAGATATTTTGTGTCGCCAAAGAGCTGATAAGCATCCATCAGCGACTCGTTCATGCCCCCATGTTCGGTGTCAAGTACCTTTTCCATATCCACATCACTAACTTGTGCAATCACGTTGACACTCCAGTCGGCCAACTTTCTGAACATCTCCTTGGCCGTCTCGCTATCCCCGTAGAGGTATGCATCGCGCAGTCCCGCCAGAATTTTGTGTTGACAATAGAAGGGCACCCATCCTCCATGTGTCTTATAAGGTTGAATGTCTCCTTTGTAGAGCGCCTCCCAATCGCTGTTGATTGGTTGCCCTCCAATGAAGCCGTAAAGTCCGCTGTGATTATCGTTGAACTGATCCTGACAATCCTTCATGACCTTGATCATGTAGTCCAAACGCTCTTTCAGTTGCGTTTTCATGTCGTCATCATGACAAGCCGCATAGGCGAGTGCCAATGCCGAAAGGTAATGTCCGCCTACATGTCCGCTAAGGTCGAAAGACGCATTGCCCCAGTTGTCGAAGTTTGGGTGTTTCGTCAGCCATTGAAAGTAGGGCGATGTGTTGTCTGTCGTTGCTGCTAGTCCGGCCTGTCGGACGTATGGTGTCAGCAGACGGTCTGTGTCATACTTCAACAATACTTGAATATTCAGGTCCATGGCCCGCTTCATCGGACAGTCAAGCAAGGTGACCTGTTCCAGATCGAAGTGCTTAGGGTACAGTTCACTTTGAGCCTCTGCAGCAGTTCCATACCCGCAGAGTATCAGACTTGTAAGTAGTAGTTTTGGTAGTTTCATTTTCAATTAGTGTTTATTTGTTTTTATTTCACTGTTGTCCGCCTTTCACGTATCAGTTTCAGCTGTCGTAGCATGTCTTCATAATGAAGCGCATTCAGACCGCTGCTCTCCTGCAGTTGTTGTTGACAGAATTTCTCCACCTCTGCCAGATTCATCAACACATAGAGTGAAGCGTCCGAGTTCATGTAGCGTCCCATGACCCCTTTCATGTCAGTTTCCGTCGGGTTCAGAATTGAGTTCAGGTGTTGAACATACGAACGCTGCAATTGTCTTCTTGCCTTCGCCTTTTGGTCGTTAGCTTTGCCAATGGGTTTCCATACAGCGGTCTTCAAGTCTTCAAGATAAGCGTCAACAGCATAATCCGTAGCAGCAATGTTGTTGAACATCAGTGGTGTCATCATTCGGTTCAGCAGGTTGCTCTGCATCTGTTGATGTGTGTTTGCTACGTCAGTCGCCGTCTTCGAAACGATGGCGGTGGGGTAGAGCCATTCCGGCATCTCGAACACCTGCTGCCCAATGAATGCCACAGCTTGCTTCTGTCTTTCTGGTGAGGCATATTCCACAGGTGTGCGTCCGGGCATGTTGTTTGTGTATCGCGAGCCAATGTTCTTAGCAACGTGATTCACATATCTGTTAAACTGGTCGCGTACGGCATTATACATCTCGCTGAGGTCGTCATACTGGTCGTTGTCCTGATGAGTCCATTCAGGCAGTTTCTGCATGATGCGCTTCAGGTTTTTGATACCATATTCCGATGCTTTCACGCTGTTGTCGCCCAGATCCTCGGTCTGCGCACGTGCATCCTCGTTTCGTCCTTCGCCTCCGAACCATAGTCGTGGGTTGCCTTTCAGCGTGCGGGTCGTCTCCGTCATCAGTTGCTCTTTTTCCTCATATTCATCTTTGAATTCCGGTCGCCACTGGTATCCCCATTTTATGGCCCATTTGTCATAGTCGTTGATGCGTGGGAACAGACCCTTTTCGCTGATTTTGTCTTCTGGTTGAGCCACGTAGTTAAAGCGTGCATAGTCCATGATGCTTGCAGTGTGTCCATTGGCTTCGACCCAAGCCTTGTCGCGCAGCTTTTCAACAGGTGTGGCAAACGATGCCCCCATGTTGTGGCGCAGTCCAAGCGAATGACCCACTTCATGACTGCTCACAAAGCGAATCAGCTCGCCCATCAGTTTGTCGTCAAAGTGCATGGTCTGTGCCCGCTTGTCCACAGCACCACATTGTGTCATATACCACTTGGTCAGCAGGTTCATCACGTTGTGGTACCAGCAGATGTGTGCCTCAATGATTTCGCCCGAGCGTGGGTCCACGA
Proteins encoded in this region:
- a CDS encoding sugar MFS transporter; this encodes MKKERITYSRYLTPFILVTLLFFLWGFARAILDVLNKHFQDEMAISITRSAWIQVTTYLGYFLMAIPAGMFIRRYGYRNGVVLGLSIFGLGALAFIPISSFYGFLIALFIIGCGLTFLETAANPYVTELGPKRTSASRLNLSQTFNGMGCFMATLLVGQFLYRESAKGADVAVPYGILGTVVLIIAVLFSRVRLPEIKHDQHDNQGLTSVLNNRWFLFGFLALLCYEIAEISINSYFMNFVTDTGWMSKLMASRLVSFALIIFMCGRFIGSWVMSAVKAEKMLFFCAFGSVICMTLTFLDLGVLSLFALVLNYLFEAIMFPTIFSLAIRGLGSQTKSASSLLMMTPIGGCGFLLMGYLADHTTPYIPFILPLTAFLVVLVYAALMVRKSSV
- a CDS encoding beta-L-arabinofuranosidase domain-containing protein — protein: MKLPKLLLTSLILCGYGTAAEAQSELYPKHFDLEQVTLLDCPMKRAMDLNIQVLLKYDTDRLLTPYVRQAGLAATTDNTSPYFQWLTKHPNFDNWGNASFDLSGHVGGHYLSALALAYAACHDDDMKTQLKERLDYMIKVMKDCQDQFNDNHSGLYGFIGGQPINSDWEALYKGDIQPYKTHGGWVPFYCQHKILAGLRDAYLYGDSETAKEMFRKLADWSVNVIAQVSDVDMEKVLDTEHGGMNESLMDAYQLFGDTKYLNAAKKYTHKKMLNGMQTLNTTFLDGLHANTQVPKYIGMERIGEADNQSYSIAAENFWKDVATNRTVCIGGNSVNEHFLSEKNSNRYIDQLDGPESCNTNNMLKLSEMMSDHTGDAKYADFYEQAMWNHILSTQDPTTGGYVYFTTLRPQGYRIYSQVNQGMWCCVGTGMENHSKYGHFIYTHDDNKTLYVNLFTPSELSDATFGIRQETIFPNIDSSSSTLPTSNTATTQLTITRGGTYTIAVRHPAWAGKEYQVLVNGQAVNQAVEQGKASYITISRTWSVGDKITVWLPMELRYEVCPNYTDYIAFKFGPILLGAQTTVPTEAEVAQTGLAYEELQNEYGGAGRMDHAPGSMGTSKNLLSAPLLIGQRDNVLSRIQRVVTSDNSLRFNIDASREGVETYKWHTLTLQPFYQIHHGRYMCYWYQQTAENFAQSDMAQTETANEALLARTLDFVAPGEQQSEAGHEYNYSSDSNKGSYNGESYRDAQKGGYVQYTLYNKTQVADSLSVMCRFTTADQGRKAVLTVDGTKIADINIPANYKGAENGFYNIEFPIPASLLKDGEGSVKTKFVVRLAATAGTLNPGLYYLRLLCGYNPAAKAYRFQASDWTTGDTRRIPASSITYDAESNIIKAKSTGNNNIALMLKHESSDYDIDINQKFLVVRGQGLEFFSGASYLWWLNGINHGSQVTPNVQQTVIVDGSQQQLIAWDMSKSGLYDNFTGTRPSVCIGQTIFGLTSSNTDGSCEIYDINFVTSVDDYLTQRTNILPLRYKAGLEQKHIYNLGGIQVEQPSYATRGIYIHNGCKVAK
- a CDS encoding zinc-dependent metalloprotease is translated as MMACNMQASPVMVAKTDTLQNDSVEVDTLKTKNKSQKHTTKKEEKKETEYEKLIKKGGTVTNGLFGMRHIDDKYYFEVPDSILGRYLLFVTRLTAVPQNFGLFAGEEVSHSTVYFERRDTTRLMMRQYVLSHVADDKDNIARTLEQSTVDPIVRSFKIIGRNKEEDNSLIEVTSFLTGDSHLTSFASGNKGTLKVGGQNKDLTFIDTIKVFPTNIEVASTRTYGSSAGRSEASKTGAMTMAFNTSIVLLPKEPMRKRLWDERVGYFVNNYVRFSDQQHKTQHESFISRYRLVPKNKKKYLRGELTEPEKQIVYYIDPATPKKWIPYLIQGIKDWNVAFEAAGFKNAITAKVLPENDPNISLEDARYSVLRYLPSETENAYGPRIVDPRSGEIIEAHICWYHNVMNLLTKWYMTQCGAVDKRAQTMHFDDKLMGELIRFVSSHEVGHSLGLRHNMGASFATPVEKLRDKAWVEANGHTASIMDYARFNYVAQPEDKISEKGLFPRINDYDKWAIKWGYQWRPEFKDEYEEKEQLMTETTRTLKGNPRLWFGGEGRNEDARAQTEDLGDNSVKASEYGIKNLKRIMQKLPEWTHQDNDQYDDLSEMYNAVRDQFNRYVNHVAKNIGSRYTNNMPGRTPVEYASPERQKQAVAFIGQQVFEMPEWLYPTAIVSKTATDVANTHQQMQSNLLNRMMTPLMFNNIAATDYAVDAYLEDLKTAVWKPIGKANDQKAKARRQLQRSYVQHLNSILNPTETDMKGVMGRYMNSDASLYVLMNLAEVEKFCQQQLQESSGLNALHYEDMLRQLKLIRERRTTVK